A genomic stretch from Aedes albopictus strain Foshan chromosome 2, AalbF5, whole genome shotgun sequence includes:
- the LOC109412362 gene encoding S phase cyclin A-associated protein in the endoplasmic reticulum isoform X2, translating into MGMENRRFFNQEGKEAKNFYHLSDDGGEESGCSRSYMRKPPAHLKPRSLQSASQSKSVAKSSAPRVRSASTGRDKKSELQARYWAFLFGNLQRSVNEIYQTVECYENLPSCQEAILVLENYIRDFRALAEWFKVSWDYEATPLPQRPQSLAWEVRKSNPVPRVRKPISSPGMSGKSSPSFSGKNSPSHTGEDVNKCSPKKHFSSTESLSTKKCCAGLGKIIAKDMLKQTAMTSESVVLDEVQKPGLQAAGESDHQQIACSNLEAYVLKLDQYTQTNLDDENLTLAEYLEKYCKKEEIVDEIVKQDEAVVEKSEEIKLVEAVTQQEDKKVQESVKSMEKAPEVAVKKVAAPVTKYATVVNSVAKPSSVRPVVPANNQSKTVLPARTVVLPSKTVRTTVPNVRKSATLSSLTQSQTKTVSLPAKSATISNIHSAGSAKPGIRPVTNPVRSKTIPSNVSTRLSARSKTMIEINNRRNDSKVAPFASKLSFSRKTSREDVDSSSSTLKASTDRLGSRNSVVEASKSRVQNGPVTSRRSEPKSLPSDAASSNDGWYTVKTKRRSSLHWATRFNQPSGYASLPTLALLDENVNAEEHEHKDSTDNVSKLSKVESKVAKPTTVSKATAKVTSTASAKPTIAPAKPVSTVLPKRPTTAPAAPKRVAPNNPPAQNAQPPKQPSNGPTVSRQKSDLTGLKLKTLHKEFLRNEKMKSSKSPPSSSSFNGDEPIPTKPEVDEPPPSQQEDITSHLNKVDMNIQTNLVSPTIQNLYEKCLGTGSGMGMGMSEDGGGDGSTTAGMAKQRLTRSEINLSSCDELEEREDMESDEDQRKLLEEQESLEAQIRELENTEIDIDTETDETDCEAIIDLEDNESNAESLETINVNGIGGDEEMTLEMRYEAVLAEMTWLERAQTLATLQALVARHPGRAQQLHAKLSSPSRRRSLHETLKKYQAKQTRALEKRQALQKEKAHKIQQLLTRVEDVKTAKQQLIEKKRMRMEERLQRAAENRSQYLKDKIKKAHDEEEKLKEIAFIKNIEAQNKRLDFIESCKEQEGRLQDLETERQKRAEEKAAKEAAVERRRQEIEQERQKKLQIMSENRREREKRVGKMQEQKERQRQALAREKARDREERLLALQAQQQATTEELQRKIIQKQQESARRHEEHIEDIRQRAVELTIPTRNCDETNSNKQDTDDNLSVSDKGKDGGNGKVNKKKLKKLRLRMAQAAEEYTAELQPLAPQIRKQSQVPKLLNTIVKGGGPLGVERPLGQLLRLMAKAEVVDFQSMWLLDGLKTISDVIQQGMEPNSEISKRAVVISVQLYRNACSLCPQISRHAILGNTITVLLDALLISLKTPEEKCPLYPVELSTELILACTVALSPTNSLKQTHPKVVERLPDLIR; encoded by the exons ATGGGAATGGAAAATCGTAGGTTCTTCAATCAGGAAGGCAAGGAGGCGAAGAATTTCTACCATCTGTCAGACGATGGTGGCGAGGAGAGCGGCTGCAGCA GAAGTTACATGAGAAAACCACCGGCCCACTTGAAGCCGCGCTCGCTGCAAAGCGCCTCGCAGAGCAAATCGGTTGCTAAATCGTCCGCTCCACGGGTGCGATCCGCCTCGACGGGAAGAGACAAGAAGTCGGAACTACAAGCTCGGTACTGGGCATTTCTTTTCGGAAATCTTCAAAGATCT GTGAATGAAATATATCAAACGGTCGAGTGCTATGAAAATTTGCCGTCATGTCAGGAGGCGATCCTGGTGCTCGAAAACTACATTCGGGACTTCCGAGCGCTGGCCGAATGGTTCAAGGTTTCCTGGGACTACGAAGCGACCCCGTTACCCCAGCGGCCTCAATCGTTGGCCTGGGAAGTGCGCAAGAGCAATCCCGTTCCTC GCGTTCGCAAACCAATCTCCAGTCCAGGAATGTCCGGAAAATCCAGTCCCAGCTTTTCCGGTAAAAACAGTCCGAGTCACACCGGGGAAGATGTGAACAAATGCTCTCCGAAGAAGCACTTCAGTTCGACGGAGAGCCTCAGCACGAAGAAGTGCTGCGCCGGACTGGGAAAGATTATCGCTAAAGATATGTTGAAGCAGACTGCTATGACAAGTGAAAGTGTGGTGCTGGATGAGGTGCAGAAGCCAGGACTGCAAGCAGCAGGGGAGAGTGATCATCAGCAGATCGCTTGCAGCAATCTGGAGGCTTACGTACTTAAACTGGATCAGTACACGCAGACTAATTTGGACGATGAAAATCTCACGTTGGCAGAGTATTTGGAAAAGTATTGCAAGAAAGAGGAGATTGTTGATGAAATTGTGAAGCAGGATGAAGCTGTGGTGGAGAAATCAGAAGAAATTAAGCTGGTTGAAGCAGTGACTCAGCAGGAGGATAAGAAAGTTCAGGAATCTGTTAAATCGATGGAAAAAGCTCCGGAAGTTGCTGTCAAAAAG GTCGCCGCCCCAGTAACAAAGTATGCAACTGTAGTGAACAGTGTTGCCAAACCTTCATCGGTACGCCCAGTGGTTCCAGCTAACAATCAGAGTAAAACTGTTCTACCAGCGAGGACGGTTGTTCTACCATCGAAAACCGTTAGAACCACTGTGCCGAATGTTCGCAAATCGGCTACTCTATCTAGTCTCACTCAGAGTCAAACCAAAACGGTGTCTCTCCCAGCGAAAAGCGCAACAATTTCAAACATTCATTCCGCCGGTTCTGCAAAACCTGGTATTCGTCCTGTGACCAACCCAGTACGTAGCAAAACCATTCCATCTAATGTTTCCACTCGGCTCTCGGCGCGATCCAAAACGATGATCGAAATTAATAACCGAAGGAACGACAGTAAGGTGGCTCCTTTCGCTTCAAAGCTGAGCTTTTCACGGAAAACCTCTAGGGAGGATGTGGACAGTTCCAGTTCAACATTGAAAGCCAGCACCGATCGTCTGGGTTCTCGAAATTCGGTAGTAGAAGCTTCAAAGAGTCGTGTCCAGAACGGACCAGTTACAAGTAGACGTTCCGAACCCAAGAGCCTCCCATCGGATGCTGCCTCCAGCAATGACGGTTGGTACACGGTGAAAACGAAACGACGATCTAGTCTTCATTGGGCTACTAGGTTCAATCAACCTAGCGGATACGCAAGTCTACCAACGCTTGCTTTGTTGGATGAGAATGTCAATGCCGAGGAACACGAGCACAAGGACTCTACGGACAACGTTAGTAAACTATCAAAAGTGGAGTCAAAGGTGGCTAAACCGACTACTGTATCAAAAGCAACGGCAAAGGTGACTTCAACTGCTAGCGCAAAGCCTACGATTGCACCGGCTAAGCCGGTATCAACGGTGTTGCCAAAGCGTCCAACAACAGCCCCGGCAGCACCCAAGAGAGTCGCTCCGAATAACCCCCCTGCCCAAAACGCTCAGCCACCCAAACAACCATCGAATGGTCCGACAGTAAGTCGACAAAAATCCGACCTTACCGGCTTGAAGCTGAAAACGTTACAcaaagagttcctccggaacGAAAAAATGAAATCGTCCAAATCTCCTCCGTCTTCGTCGTCTTTCAACGGAGACGAACCGATCCCAACCAAACCAGAAGTGGATGAACCGCCACCTTCACAGCAAGAGGACATCACGTCACACCTGAACAAGGTCGACATGAATATCCAAACCAACCTGGTATCGCCGACGATTCAGAATCTATACGAAAAGTGCCTCGGAACGGGATCGGGAATGGGAATGGGAATGAGCGAAGACGGTGGAGGAGATGGTTCGACGACGGCAGGGATGGCTAAGCAGCGGTTAACACGATCGGAAATAAATTTGTCCAGTTGTGACGAGTTGGAGGAGAGGGAAGATATGGAAAGCGATGAAGATCAGCGGAAATTGTTGGAGGAGCAGGAAAGTCTGGAGGCGCAGATTCGGGAGCTGGAGAACACAG AAATCGATATCGACACTGAAACGGACGAAACTGACTGTGAAGCTATCATTGATTTAGAAGATAACGAAAGCAACGCCGAAAGTTTGGAAACAATTAACGTGAACGGAATCGGTGGTGACGAGGAAATGACCCTTGAAATGCGCTACGAAGCAGTTTTAGCAG AAATGACGTGGCTGGAACGTGCTCAAACGCTTGCCACTCTACAAGCCCTGGTGGCACGTCATCCAGGCCGGGCTCAGCAATTGCATGCCAAGTTGTCGAGCCCCTCCCGACGAAGATCGTTGCACGAGACGCTCAAAAAGTATCAGGCCAAGCAAACACGGGCCCTGGAGAAACGTCAAGCGCTGCAGAAGGAGAAGGCGCATAAAATTCAACAACTGCTGACAAGAGTCGAAGACGTTAAAACTGCCAAACAGCAGCTCATCGAAAAGAAGCGCATGCGAATGGAAGAACGACTGCAGCGGGCTGCAGAAAATCGGTCTCAGTATTTGAAGGATAAAATTAAGAAAGCTCACGACGAAGAGGAAAAACTCAAGGAAATTGCTTTTATCAAAAACATAGAAGCTCAGAATAAACGGCTGGATTTCATTGAGTCGTGCAAGGAACAGGAAGGTCGACTCCAAGATCTAGAAACGGAAAGACAAAAGCGAGCAGAAGAGAAAGCTGCTAAAGAGGCTGCCGTCGAACGACGAAGGCAGGAAATCGAACAGGAAAGGCAGAAGAAACTGCAAATTATGAGTGAAAATCGTCGTGAAAGAGAAAAACGCGTTGGGAAGATGCAGGAGCAAAAAGAGAGGCAACGTCAGGCTCTGGCTAGGGAAAAGGCTCGAGATAGAGAGGAGAGGCTTCTTGCTCTGCAGGCACAGCAACAAGCCACTACGGAGGAGCTCCAaagaaaaatcattcaaaaacagCAAGAATCCGCCCGTCGTCACGAGGAACACATCGAAGACATCCGTCAGAGGGCAGTGGAGTTGACCATACCGACCAGAAACTGTGACGAAACCAATTCCAACAAACAGGATACCGATGACAATCTCAGTGTTAGTGATAAAGGAAAGGACGGTGGAAACGGTAAGGTCAACAAGAAGAAACTCAAGAAACTACGATTAAGGATGGCTCAAGCGGCTGAAGAGTACACTGCAGAACTGCAGCCACTTGCGCCGCAAATTCGCAAACAAAGTCAAGTGCCTAAACTGTTGAACACAATTGTGAAAGGTGGTGGACCGTTGGGAGTTGAACGACCGCTTGGCCAACTGTTGCGGCTAATGGCAAAGGCAGAAGTCGTGGACTTCCAATCGATGTGGCTATTGGATGGTCTGAAAACAATCTCCGACGTAATCCAGCAGGGGATGGAACCTAACTCGGAGATTTCGAAACG GGCGGTAGTAATATCGGTCCAGCTGTACCGCAACGCATGCTCTCTATGTCCGCAAATATCGCGCCATGCGATACTCGGTAATACCATCACAGTATTATTAGATGCTCTACTGATCAGCTTGAAG